From Paenibacillus graminis, a single genomic window includes:
- a CDS encoding pyrimidine/purine nucleoside phosphorylase, with product MSQFTNATIQKAANIYYDGKVTSRTVTLQDGTKVTLGIMLPGVYEFGTEGPETMEILSGELKVLLPGTDVWKEIKGTDTFHVPGNSKFALEVFALTDYCCSYPVL from the coding sequence ATGAGTCAGTTCACCAACGCGACAATTCAAAAAGCAGCTAATATTTATTACGATGGAAAAGTTACCAGCCGCACGGTTACTTTGCAGGATGGCACTAAGGTGACACTTGGCATCATGCTGCCTGGAGTATATGAATTCGGTACGGAAGGTCCCGAGACAATGGAGATTCTGTCCGGCGAGCTGAAAGTACTGCTTCCCGGTACAGATGTGTGGAAAGAGATCAAAGGCACAGATACCTTCCACGTTCCCGGCAACTCCAAGTTTGCGCTGGAAGTATTTGCTTTAACTGATTATTGCTGTTCTTACCCGGTTTTGTAG
- a CDS encoding M14 family metallopeptidase, whose amino-acid sequence MNSNQVYSYTVMQRDIERLVKEYPDLVSSESLGQTAYGRQLWAVKLGRGESVLFLNGSHHAREWMTSALLMKMIDTYAQAYYSNSQIADYNVRSLLDEVSIWVVPMVNPDGVTLSQQGTAGLPVNLAQTLRRYNGNSTNFNRWKANMQGIDLNRQYPASWNTIKDAVKYPWYQNYKGQKPGQAPEVQAMMDFTHKIDPEVTISYHSSGEIIFWHFNTLNSNLTRDKTMARTLGNLTGYSLVTPQKNPSGGGYKDWFIQEYGRPGFTIEIADYAGESSVPLRQFSGIWSENKEVGLYSALQSYSLWLGKQKIQYLQQTMSLLAGTELYTKLGAAAGGTNLQPQNIQVIARKGDWYQVQADKGLGWIHPSPGKLAIIEEITATAELKVSAPAYAYPDAFSPKVTVLVPQTVQVSGRWGTWLLASTPGGKWWIDGRKAELKWPIEEAAQNTATDANITDADTTDTNTKDSNTTGADTAANVEQSGQTPPAAANTP is encoded by the coding sequence GTGAACTCCAATCAGGTATATTCCTATACCGTGATGCAAAGGGATATCGAGAGATTAGTGAAGGAATATCCTGACCTGGTATCTTCAGAATCGCTGGGGCAAACCGCCTATGGACGGCAGCTGTGGGCGGTTAAGCTGGGCCGGGGAGAATCCGTGCTGTTTCTTAACGGTTCGCATCATGCCAGAGAATGGATGACCAGTGCGTTGTTGATGAAAATGATTGATACATATGCCCAAGCCTATTATAGCAATAGCCAAATTGCGGATTATAACGTACGCAGTTTACTGGACGAAGTCAGCATTTGGGTGGTTCCGATGGTAAACCCGGATGGTGTGACTCTATCCCAGCAGGGTACAGCGGGGCTGCCGGTGAATCTGGCCCAAACGCTGCGCCGGTACAACGGGAACAGCACTAATTTTAACCGCTGGAAAGCAAATATGCAGGGAATTGACCTTAACCGTCAATATCCGGCGAGTTGGAATACGATAAAGGATGCGGTCAAGTATCCATGGTATCAGAACTACAAAGGACAGAAGCCGGGGCAAGCTCCTGAAGTGCAGGCGATGATGGATTTTACACATAAGATTGATCCGGAAGTTACAATTTCCTACCATAGCTCAGGGGAAATCATATTTTGGCACTTCAACACTTTGAACAGCAATCTGACCCGTGATAAAACGATGGCCCGGACCCTTGGCAACCTGACGGGATACTCTCTGGTGACTCCACAGAAAAATCCTTCAGGCGGCGGTTATAAGGATTGGTTCATTCAGGAGTATGGCCGGCCCGGGTTTACGATTGAAATTGCAGATTATGCCGGTGAGAGCAGTGTTCCCTTAAGGCAGTTTAGCGGAATCTGGTCTGAGAACAAGGAAGTCGGGCTTTATTCCGCGCTGCAGTCCTATTCATTATGGCTGGGGAAGCAGAAGATCCAATATCTGCAGCAAACCATGAGCCTGCTGGCAGGAACGGAACTCTATACTAAATTAGGGGCTGCCGCCGGCGGGACCAATCTGCAACCGCAAAATATTCAGGTTATTGCACGGAAGGGTGACTGGTATCAGGTTCAAGCAGATAAAGGGCTGGGATGGATTCATCCATCACCGGGAAAGCTGGCAATCATCGAGGAGATTACGGCAACTGCCGAATTGAAAGTGAGCGCACCTGCATATGCATATCCGGATGCCTTCTCTCCTAAGGTGACCGTTCTCGTTCCGCAAACCGTGCAGGTCTCGGGGAGATGGGGAACCTGGCTGTTGGCCTCGACCCCAGGCGGGAAGTGGTGGATTGACGGGCGAAAGGCAGAACTCAAGTGGCCGATAGAAGAGGCTGCACAAAATACAGCAACAGATGCCAATATAACCGATGCCGATACAACGGATACTAATACAAAGGATTCTAATACAACGGGTGCTGATACAGCGGCCAATGTTGAGCAATCCGGGCAAACCCCCCCAGCTGCTGCAAATACTCCATAA
- a CDS encoding alpha/beta fold hydrolase — translation MLYSDNYITFNYEEAGEGKPMLILHGNGPDHRMMMSCMEPLFSSQDQYRRIYVDLPGMGMSPAAEWIRSSDDMLRAVKMMIEALIPNDRFLLVGQSYGGYLARGLLGEYAELIDGLFLLCPCVIAESSQRELPPHQVMVQDAELLEELSAADREEFISIAVVQDRTVWERYSREILCGLQLADEAFMERIKADGGYPFSFDVNAIASFEKPSLIITGRQDSITGYKDVWKLLDFLPHAAFAVLDRAGHNLHLEQEELFKAMAREWLSRVSSET, via the coding sequence ATGCTGTATTCGGATAACTACATAACGTTTAACTATGAAGAGGCCGGAGAGGGTAAGCCGATGCTGATCCTTCACGGTAACGGCCCGGACCACCGGATGATGATGAGTTGTATGGAACCTCTATTCTCCAGTCAAGACCAATATAGGCGGATCTACGTTGATTTGCCCGGGATGGGGATGTCACCTGCCGCAGAATGGATCCGTTCTTCGGATGATATGCTGCGTGCGGTCAAGATGATGATTGAAGCGTTAATACCCAATGACCGTTTTCTTCTTGTGGGCCAATCTTACGGCGGCTATCTGGCAAGAGGACTGCTGGGGGAATATGCGGAGTTAATCGATGGTCTGTTTCTGCTCTGTCCCTGTGTAATTGCTGAATCCTCCCAAAGGGAGCTTCCGCCGCACCAGGTGATGGTCCAGGATGCTGAATTGCTGGAAGAGCTGAGTGCAGCGGACAGAGAGGAATTCATCTCTATTGCAGTTGTGCAGGATAGAACTGTATGGGAGCGGTACAGCCGTGAGATACTATGCGGCCTCCAGTTGGCGGATGAAGCCTTCATGGAGCGGATAAAAGCGGACGGCGGCTATCCCTTCAGCTTTGATGTAAATGCTATCGCTTCCTTTGAGAAGCCGAGTCTGATCATCACAGGAAGGCAAGATTCAATAACAGGATATAAGGATGTCTGGAAGCTATTGGATTTCTTGCCGCACGCGGCGTTTGCGGTTCTGGACCGTGCCGGTCATAATCTGCATCTGGAGCAAGAGGAGCTGTTTAAGGCTATGGCAAGAGAATGGCTCTCAAGAGTAAGCAGCGAGACCTGA
- a CDS encoding GNAT family N-acetyltransferase has product MLSILIAEPQDADLLAEVQKRAFDEDDRRFQNKAEDGPPGYSSSSWQSEMMEKGLYYKLIADGHIIGGMIVFPSPGGQEYHLGRIFIDPLYQSRGYGQDAFYFLFSTFPNAHKWTLDTPSWAVRNHYFYKKLGFVQTAEVQIEESGVTLIQYERTEQHSD; this is encoded by the coding sequence ATGCTGTCCATTCTTATAGCCGAACCCCAGGATGCTGACCTGTTGGCAGAAGTCCAAAAAAGAGCCTTTGATGAAGATGACCGCCGGTTCCAGAACAAAGCTGAAGACGGGCCTCCAGGATACAGCTCCAGTTCGTGGCAGAGTGAAATGATGGAAAAAGGCCTATACTACAAGCTGATTGCTGATGGGCACATCATCGGCGGAATGATAGTTTTCCCTTCACCGGGTGGACAGGAATATCATCTGGGCCGAATCTTTATTGACCCGCTGTATCAGAGCCGGGGGTATGGACAGGATGCTTTTTATTTCTTGTTCAGCACTTTCCCCAACGCGCATAAATGGACACTGGACACCCCCTCCTGGGCAGTCAGGAACCACTACTTCTATAAGAAGCTGGGCTTTGTGCAGACCGCAGAAGTTCAAATCGAAGAAAGCGGCGTAACACTTATTCAATATGAACGAACGGAGCAGCATTCAGACTGA
- a CDS encoding NAD(P)-dependent oxidoreductase, with product MKQIGFIGLGTMGAPMASNLLRSGFEVTVYNRTASKSEPLRAEGAQVAATPQDAAEGKDVIITMISNDDSIREVFYGTGGILAVLKPGTTVVDSSTISPGLAKEIAAAVEERGGNFLDAPVTGSKPAAIEGTLVFMVGGSAEVIDQHRDIFDSMGRLLLHMGGNGSGAVAKLAHNAMVGIHNVALAEGFSIAVKSGVPADKFLELVKNGSAGSKQAELKGQKIIDNDFSNQFSLALMLKDLKLASSLSDSTGVPSPMLGVAKSMFQAGFNHGYGDEDLSAVVKSYEEWIGQKIGGGASKK from the coding sequence ATGAAGCAGATCGGCTTTATCGGACTCGGAACGATGGGGGCACCTATGGCCTCCAACCTGCTGCGCAGCGGATTTGAGGTTACCGTGTACAACCGGACAGCAAGCAAAAGTGAACCTCTGAGAGCAGAGGGTGCCCAGGTGGCCGCAACGCCGCAAGATGCCGCCGAAGGCAAGGATGTTATTATTACCATGATCAGCAACGATGATTCCATCCGTGAGGTGTTCTACGGCACCGGCGGCATCCTGGCTGTCCTTAAACCGGGGACAACAGTTGTGGATTCCAGCACGATTTCCCCCGGTTTGGCGAAGGAAATTGCCGCAGCCGTGGAGGAGCGGGGCGGAAATTTCCTGGATGCGCCGGTAACCGGCAGCAAACCTGCGGCCATTGAAGGCACGCTGGTGTTCATGGTTGGCGGCAGCGCCGAGGTCATTGATCAGCACCGGGATATTTTTGACTCCATGGGCAGACTGCTCTTGCATATGGGCGGCAACGGCAGCGGTGCTGTAGCTAAGCTGGCTCACAACGCCATGGTTGGCATTCATAATGTTGCGCTCGCCGAAGGCTTCTCCATCGCCGTGAAATCCGGCGTTCCCGCAGACAAGTTCCTGGAGCTGGTGAAAAACGGATCGGCGGGCAGCAAACAAGCCGAACTGAAAGGACAGAAGATCATAGACAATGATTTCAGCAACCAGTTCTCCCTTGCGCTGATGCTGAAGGATCTCAAGCTGGCCTCCTCGCTCAGCGATTCCACAGGCGTGCCTTCCCCCATGCTTGGCGTAGCCAAAAGCATGTTCCAGGCCGGGTTCAACCACGGCTACGGGGATGAAGACCTGTCTGCAGTGGTCAAATCCTATGAGGAATGGATTGGCCAGAAGATCGGCGGGGGCGCAAGCAAGAAATAG
- a CDS encoding glucose-6-phosphate isomerase codes for MSKKINFDYTKALSFFSQHEIDYFAAPVKLAHEQLHNKSGAGSDYLGWIDLPTAYDKEEFARIQQAAKKIQSDSDVLIVIGIGGSYLGARAAIEALSHSFYNNLSKDKRKTPEVYFAGNNISSTYITHLLDLVEGKDFSVNVISKSGTTTEPAIAFRIFRAALEKKYGKEEARKRIYATTDKEKGALKKLANEEGYESFIIPDDVGGRYSVLTPVGLLPIAVAGINIEEMMQGAAAAADEFNNPDVATNQSYQYAAVRNALYRKGKTTEILVNYEPSLHFVSEWWKQLYGESEGKDFKGIYPSSVDFSTDLHSMGQFIQEGNRNIFETVIQVEKVQHEISIENDPDDLDGLNFLTGKTMDFVNKKAFQGTMLAHTDGQVPNLIVTIPDQTPYTFGYLVYFFEKACGISGYLLGVNPFDQPGVEAYKKNMFALLGKPGYEKEKAELEARLTE; via the coding sequence ATGTCCAAGAAGATTAATTTTGACTACACTAAAGCCCTCTCCTTCTTCAGCCAGCATGAGATTGACTACTTTGCCGCTCCGGTGAAGCTTGCCCATGAGCAGCTTCATAACAAGAGTGGAGCAGGCTCCGATTACCTGGGGTGGATTGATCTGCCAACAGCCTATGACAAGGAAGAGTTTGCCCGTATCCAGCAGGCTGCCAAGAAGATTCAGAGCGATTCCGATGTGCTTATCGTTATCGGTATCGGCGGTTCTTATCTGGGTGCGCGTGCAGCTATTGAGGCGCTCTCGCATTCCTTCTACAACAACCTTTCCAAAGACAAACGCAAAACACCGGAAGTTTATTTTGCAGGCAACAACATCAGCTCTACATATATCACACACCTGCTTGACCTTGTAGAAGGCAAAGACTTCTCCGTTAACGTTATCTCCAAATCCGGCACAACTACTGAACCGGCTATCGCTTTCCGTATCTTCCGCGCAGCGCTGGAGAAGAAATACGGCAAAGAAGAAGCACGCAAGCGTATCTACGCTACCACCGACAAGGAGAAAGGCGCACTCAAGAAGCTTGCCAATGAAGAAGGCTATGAGTCGTTCATTATCCCTGACGATGTAGGCGGACGCTACTCGGTACTGACACCGGTAGGTCTTCTGCCGATTGCTGTAGCGGGAATCAACATTGAAGAAATGATGCAAGGGGCCGCAGCCGCAGCGGATGAGTTCAACAACCCGGATGTGGCTACCAACCAGAGCTATCAATATGCAGCTGTCCGCAATGCCTTGTACCGCAAGGGCAAAACCACAGAAATCCTCGTCAACTACGAGCCTTCCCTGCATTTCGTATCCGAATGGTGGAAGCAATTGTACGGCGAAAGCGAAGGCAAGGATTTCAAGGGCATCTATCCGTCCTCCGTTGATTTCTCCACGGATTTGCACTCCATGGGCCAATTCATTCAAGAGGGGAACCGCAACATTTTCGAAACGGTGATCCAGGTTGAAAAGGTTCAGCATGAAATTTCGATTGAGAATGATCCGGATGATCTGGACGGCCTGAACTTCCTGACTGGCAAGACCATGGATTTTGTCAACAAAAAAGCGTTCCAGGGCACAATGCTGGCACACACAGACGGACAAGTGCCGAACCTGATCGTGACCATTCCGGATCAAACGCCTTATACCTTCGGGTACCTGGTGTACTTCTTTGAAAAAGCCTGCGGTATCAGCGGATACCTGCTGGGCGTCAACCCATTCGACCAACCAGGTGTAGAAGCATACAAGAAGAACATGTTCGCACTGCTCGGCAAACCGGGCTACGAGAAAGAAAAAGCAGAGCTCGAAGCAAGACTTACCGAATAG
- a CDS encoding YigZ family protein, whose product MLEQYRTVRSPGSREVVIRKSRFIGHVMPVENEEEAAQFIENIKRQHWNATHNCSAYMIGERDEIQRQSDDGEPSGTAGKPILEVIRSQNVKNVAIVVTRYFGGIMLGAGGLIRAYTDGAVLALEAGEVITRVLRREVWVEIDYTWLGKVENELRGRGIQTGETLFTDKVTLLCLPRNDEGDTFMAWITDLTQGQALVTEGRRLYYSEGE is encoded by the coding sequence ATGCTGGAACAATACCGGACGGTGCGCTCTCCCGGTTCCCGGGAAGTCGTAATCCGTAAGTCACGCTTCATCGGCCACGTAATGCCGGTGGAGAACGAAGAGGAAGCCGCGCAATTTATTGAGAACATCAAGAGGCAGCATTGGAATGCCACACATAACTGCTCTGCATATATGATTGGCGAGCGGGACGAGATCCAGAGACAGTCGGATGACGGGGAACCGAGTGGAACGGCCGGTAAACCGATTTTGGAGGTAATCCGCAGCCAAAACGTTAAAAATGTCGCAATTGTTGTTACCCGTTATTTCGGAGGCATTATGCTGGGGGCAGGCGGATTAATCCGGGCCTATACGGACGGCGCTGTACTGGCACTCGAAGCTGGAGAAGTGATCACCCGTGTGCTGAGGCGTGAGGTATGGGTAGAAATCGACTATACCTGGCTGGGCAAGGTTGAGAATGAGCTTAGAGGAAGAGGCATACAGACTGGTGAAACTTTGTTTACGGATAAAGTTACGCTGCTGTGTCTGCCGCGCAATGATGAGGGAGACACATTTATGGCATGGATAACGGATCTTACCCAGGGGCAAGCGCTGGTTACAGAAGGGCGGCGGCTTTACTACAGCGAAGGGGAATAA
- a CDS encoding TetR/AcrR family transcriptional regulator — MARRAVEQELSRERILEAARHLFITKGYRAISMRSIGQHLGYSHGSLYYHFKEKAELFYAIVVEDFNHVATLLNQVMHTPPEPGMTRVEQLILEFIRFGLDHPYQYEIMFMIRDEELLAYCRAEQGRCFELFAGIVRSHMKEEGYVSEDWQSIPLTLFLSAHGFISYYIQDKVSFEDVRQAAIMHVKVLSRSL; from the coding sequence ATGGCAAGAAGAGCAGTCGAGCAGGAGTTGTCTAGGGAAAGAATTTTGGAAGCAGCCAGGCATTTATTCATTACCAAAGGATACCGGGCGATATCGATGCGCAGCATTGGCCAGCATTTGGGGTACAGCCATGGGTCGCTCTATTATCATTTCAAAGAGAAGGCGGAGCTGTTCTACGCCATTGTCGTCGAAGATTTCAATCATGTTGCCACATTGCTGAATCAAGTCATGCATACGCCTCCTGAACCGGGAATGACGCGGGTGGAACAGCTGATTCTGGAATTTATCCGGTTTGGACTAGATCATCCTTATCAGTATGAGATTATGTTCATGATCCGTGACGAAGAGCTGCTTGCCTATTGCCGTGCGGAACAGGGCCGATGTTTTGAGTTATTCGCAGGCATTGTGCGTTCGCACATGAAGGAAGAGGGTTACGTATCGGAAGACTGGCAGAGCATACCGCTTACCTTGTTCTTGTCCGCACACGGATTTATTTCTTATTATATTCAGGATAAGGTATCATTTGAGGATGTCAGGCAGGCTGCAATTATGCATGTGAAGGTATTAAGCCGCAGTTTATAG
- a CDS encoding secondary thiamine-phosphate synthase enzyme YjbQ has product MLHTMEISTSKRDELRDITREVISYVKKSGVQNGIIVVYCPHTTAGIAINENADPDVKHDVLMRLDEVYPWEHPKYRHAEGNTASHLKSITAGPSQSIIIHEGALLLGRWQGIYFCEFDGPRRRQCYLKIIEG; this is encoded by the coding sequence ATGCTGCACACTATGGAGATCAGCACAAGCAAACGGGATGAGCTGCGGGACATCACCAGAGAAGTCATTTCCTATGTCAAAAAAAGCGGTGTTCAGAATGGCATCATCGTTGTATACTGTCCGCACACCACTGCGGGAATAGCTATTAATGAAAATGCAGACCCGGACGTCAAACATGATGTGCTGATGCGGCTTGACGAAGTTTACCCTTGGGAGCATCCCAAATACCGCCACGCAGAAGGAAATACGGCTTCTCACCTGAAATCCATCACTGCCGGCCCCTCCCAGAGCATCATCATTCATGAGGGCGCACTGCTGCTGGGCCGCTGGCAGGGCATTTACTTCTGCGAATTTGACGGGCCGAGACGCCGGCAATGTTATCTGAAGATTATAGAAGGCTAA
- the cysT gene encoding sulfate ABC transporter permease subunit CysT → MNTLLRHKGWTWGFRTTILLYFVVLIVLPILGVYYNSFSLGFSNFAESISDPIAWKSVLLTLKLAVIATVINVLLGTMIAWVLIRYQFPGKALLNSLVDLPFALPTAVGGLMILLLLGPGSLIGGMAEALGFEIVFHQPAIVIAMVFVTFPFVIRAVQPLLEELDASEEEAAYTMGATRSRVFRQVILPSMAPGMIGGGMLAFSRALAEFGAVVLVAGNIPGRTLVSSVFIFGEVESDNPVGAAAVSIILLTLSFLILWLINMLQMRGRRV, encoded by the coding sequence TTGAATACGCTGCTTCGACACAAGGGCTGGACATGGGGATTCCGCACGACTATTCTGCTGTATTTTGTGGTACTGATTGTTCTGCCGATACTGGGGGTCTACTACAACTCGTTTTCGCTTGGCTTCAGTAATTTTGCCGAAAGTATCAGTGATCCGATTGCCTGGAAGTCCGTACTGCTGACACTCAAATTAGCTGTTATTGCTACGGTCATTAATGTGCTGCTTGGGACGATGATTGCCTGGGTGCTGATCCGCTATCAATTTCCCGGGAAGGCGCTGCTGAACAGTCTTGTTGATTTGCCTTTTGCGCTGCCGACGGCAGTTGGGGGGCTGATGATTCTGCTGCTGCTGGGTCCGGGCAGTCTGATCGGCGGTATGGCGGAAGCACTGGGATTCGAAATTGTATTTCACCAGCCGGCGATTGTAATTGCCATGGTCTTTGTAACCTTTCCCTTTGTGATCCGTGCGGTGCAGCCGCTGCTGGAGGAGCTGGACGCTTCGGAGGAAGAAGCGGCTTATACGATGGGAGCCACGCGCAGCCGCGTATTCCGGCAGGTCATTCTGCCTTCCATGGCCCCTGGAATGATCGGCGGCGGCATGCTGGCCTTCTCCCGGGCGCTTGCCGAATTCGGAGCTGTCGTACTCGTAGCAGGCAATATTCCGGGACGTACGCTGGTATCCTCCGTGTTCATTTTCGGTGAAGTGGAAAGTGACAATCCGGTCGGAGCCGCGGCGGTATCCATCATTCTCTTAACCTTGTCCTTCCTTATTCTCTGGCTGATCAATATGCTGCAGATGCGGGGGAGAAGAGTATGA